From the genome of Corallococcus macrosporus DSM 14697:
GGCCGCGGGCACGTTCTTGTCGCGGCTGAGGTCCTTCAGCTCGGCGTCGCGGAACGCGTTGAGGAACTTCATGGTGACGGTGAGCGGGACCTTGGGGTTCTTCACCAGCGCCATCTTCACCTTGTGGTTCTTCGTCCACTCGCGGTTGCTGTAGATGACGCGCAGCACGTCATCCATCATCGCGCGGTTGGCGGCGCACGCGAGCACCTCGCCGTCGGTGATGCGCGGACTGCGGATGACGGCCACCGCCACCAGCTTGTTCGTCTCGCGGATGAGCGCGGTGCGGGCCTCCTTGTTGCCCAGCGTGGCCAGCTTGATCTTCTCCGCGATGGACATGCGCATGATGCGCTGGGCCAGCGTCAGGCGCTTGCCCTCCTCCATGGGCGCGGCGCTCTCATCCGCGGCCTCCTGGAACTCCTGAAGCACCTCCTCGGCCGTGGGGCCCTGGGGCGGCGGCGTCTCCGCGGCCTCGGGGCCGAAGACGCGCACGCGCGCCGCCTTCATCTGCGGCACGTCCAGGAGCTGCATCCCGCTGCGCACCGCGAAGTCGCAGACGTTGTCGATGAGCGACACCGGCGCGCTCGCGTTGGCGCATAGGTTCCGGAGGATGTCCTCGTGGCGCAGCAGGCGGAGCTGGTTCTGCCCGATGATCTCCGCCAGCTTCGGGCCGCAGTCCTTCGCCACGTCCGCCACCGCGTCGTCCGGCGTGCTGGCGTTGAGGACCAGCATCTCCGCGTAGGCCTCCTTGTCCTTGACGAGCCCCAGGAAGTACCCGAGCACCTGCGGCTGCACCTCCTCGTCACGCAGCGCGGAGCCCAGGATCTTGTCCGGCAGCATCGCGGCCGTCTTCGCCACCGTCTCGCGCACGCCCGCGTCCGGATCGAAGGTGAGCATGTAGAGCGCACCCAGCATGTCGGACGGATTGAGCGGGACGAGCGTCTTGGCGGCCATCATCCGCAGCGGCACCGGCGCGGCCGGGTCCACGTGCTTGCGCATGTTGGGCGGCAGGAACTCCGCGTCGAAGGGGCACCCCGGTGGCGGCGCCGGGACGTTGTTGGGAGCGGCAGTGGTCATGACGCGTGATTCCTTCCGTAGATGATGCGCAGCCCTTCGAGCGTGAGGAACTCATCCACCTGGTGGATGGCCTTGGACTCGCTGGCCACGAGTGACGCAAGCCCGCCGGTGGCGACGACCTTCACCGGGAAGCCCAGCTCCGCCTGCATCCGGGCGCAGATGCCGTCCACCAGGCCCACGAAGCCGTAGACGAGCCCGGCCTGCATGGAGTGCACGGTGTTGCGCCCGATGACGTGCGGAGGCCGCGCGAACTCCACGCGCGGCAGCTTGGAGGCATTCTGGAACAGCGCCTCCATGGAGATGTTGATGCCGGGGCAGATGCAGCCGCCCAGGTACTCGCCCTTGGGCGACACCGCGTCGAACGTCGTGGCGGTGCCGAAGTCCACCACGAGCACGCCCGCGTGGTGCTTTTCATACGCGGC
Proteins encoded in this window:
- a CDS encoding type III pantothenate kinase is translated as MLLAIDVGNTNTALGVFEGRRLLDHWRMETSTRRTSDEYGILVRQLFTHRGIDPAKVTAVAVSSVVPPLQSNLEKMSERYFKLRPMFVGPGVKTGMPIFYDNPREVGADRIVNAVAAYEKHHAGVLVVDFGTATTFDAVSPKGEYLGGCICPGINISMEALFQNASKLPRVEFARPPHVIGRNTVHSMQAGLVYGFVGLVDGICARMQAELGFPVKVVATGGLASLVASESKAIHQVDEFLTLEGLRIIYGRNHAS